A genomic region of Salvelinus alpinus chromosome 12, SLU_Salpinus.1, whole genome shotgun sequence contains the following coding sequences:
- the LOC139536322 gene encoding protein-glutamine gamma-glutamyltransferase 2-like, protein MGFDVGKVELHCEKNNTANKTNDISVNRLIVRRGQSFLVTFELHDHSRPTTDFLELKVETGPQPSEALRTRSVFGLPEGCGKGSSWKVKVHQGSVLPAGSITLDITSPADAPVGEYSLSVKTSAATSVRSSLGKLLLLFNPWCQEDWVHLPKEEERQEYVMREQGLVYRGSEKYISSMAWNFGQFEDDIVDICLKLLDVNPKCLRDPAKDFSARCNPIYVSRVVSAMINANDEGGVLMGRWDGKYDGGMSPTHWNGSVEVLRRWLKNGGNPVKYGQCWVFAAVMCTVLRCLGIPCRVVTNFQSAHDTDKNLTIDDFFSDYGVGPKQSPDSVWNYHVWVEAWMRRPDLSADSLYDGWQVVDPTPQEKSTGVYCCGPAPVKAILQGHVDLKHDVPFVFAEVNADRVTWMVFADGSKKKISTDSVSVGQNISTKAVGSDKRVDITANYKHAEGTEKERDVYNLAVKRVNIPEEDSNGIHGVSMKIVELTKPVSGKDIDLKLVLNSNDSETRTLVINVNVQAMRYNGIPSSQIQTELKEQKLLPNQDLTIPIHIPFSVYGEKMRESNSIKVSAVATDKDKGGAVYITEKDLVPESPLLTIKAIGSELQYSDMTAEVVFENPLSEGLRDCFITVTGSGLLTETMEARMPLLKQGQRLRVKMPFTPYRPGPKKLVAGFNCDQFRDIKASCNVYIKPVTGVVPRLP, encoded by the exons ATGGGTTTTG ATGTTGGTAAAGTAGAGCTCCACTGTGAGAagaacaacacagccaacaaaaCCAATGACATCTCAGTGAACAGACTGATAGTCAGGAGAGGCCAGTCCTTCCTGGTCACCTTTGAACTCCATGACCACTCCAGGCCCACAACAGACTTTCTGGAGTTGAAGGTGGAGACAG GGCCCCAGCCTTCGGAGGCATTGAGGACCAGGTCAGTGTTCGGGCTACCTGAGGGCTGTGGGAAGGGTTCCTCCTGGAAGGTCAAGGTTCACCAGGGCTCAGTGCTCCCGGCGGGTTCAATCACCCTGGACATCACCAGCCCAGCAGACGCCCCAGTGGGAGAGTACAGCCTGTCTGTAAAGACCAGCGCCGCCACCTCAGTGCGCAGCAGCCTGGGCAAGCTCCTTCTGCTGTTTAACCCCTGGTGCCAAG AGGACTGGGTGCATCTAcctaaagaggaggagaggcaggagtaTGTGATGAGAGAACAAGGCCTGGTGTACAGAGGTTCTGAGAAATACATCAGCTCTATGGCGTGGAACTTCGGACAG TTTGAAGACGATATAGTGGACATTTGCCTGAAGCTGCTTGACGTGAATCCCAAGTGTCTGCGTGACCCCGCCAAGGACTTCTCTGCTCGTTGCAACCCCATCTATGTCAGTAGGGTGGTCAGTGCCATG ATCAACGCTAACGATGAAGGAGGTGTCCTGATGGGGCGGTGGGATGGTAAATACGATGGTGGCATGTCCCCCACTCATTGGAACGGCAGTGTGGAGGTACTAAGGAGGTGGCTCAAAAATGGCGGCAATCCAGTCAAGTATGGACAGTGTTGGGTGTTCGCCGCTGTAATGTGCACAG TACTGAGGTGTTTGGGAATCCCATGTCGAGTGGTTACCAACTTCCAGTCAGCCCACGACACCGACAAAAACCTGACAATTGACGACTTCTTCTCCGACTATGGAGTAGGACCCAAACAGAGCCCTGACAGTGTATG GAACTACCATGTGTGGGTGGAGGCCTGGATGAGACGGCCCGATCTCTCAGCAGACTCCTTATACGACGGCTGGCAGGTTGTGGACCCCACCCCCCAGGAGAAAAGCACTG GTGTATACTGCTGCGGCCCTGCTCCAGTCAAGGCCATACTGCAGGGTCACGTTGACCTCAAACACGATGTGCCCTTTGTCTTCGCCGAAGTCAACGCCGACCGTGTAACCTGGATGGTGTTCGCTGACGGCTCCAAGAAAAAGATCTCCACGGACAGTGTGTCCGTAGGCCAGAACATCAGCACCAAGGCAGTGGGCAGCGACAAGAGAGTGGACATCACGGCCAACTATAAACATGCAGAGG GCACGGAAAAGGAGAGGGATGTGTACAATCTAGCTGTGAAAAGAGTCAACATACCCGAAGAGGATTCAAACGGGATCCATGGCGTTTCCATGAAGATCGTGGAGCTGACCAAGCCGGTCAGCGGCAAAGACATCGACCTCAAGCTTGTACTGAACAGCAACGACAGTGAAACTCGGACTCTAGTGATCAATGTCAACGTTCAGGCCATGAGATACAACGGGATCCCATCCTCCCAGATACAGACCGAATTGAAAGAACAGAAGCTCCTTCCCAACCAAG ATCTGACTATACCCATCCACATCCCCTTCTCTGTGTACGGTGAGAAAATGCGGGAGAGCAACAGCATCAAGGTTTCGGCTGTGGCCACAGACAAGGACAAGGGTGGGGCAGTGTACATCACAGAGAAAGACCTTGTGCCAGAGAGCCCTTTGCTCACCATCAAA GCCATTGGATCTGAATTGCAGTATAGTGACATGACGGCAGAGGTGGTGTTTGAGAACCCTCTATCCGAAGGTCTAAGAGACTGCTTCATAACAGTGACCGGCAGTGGCTTGCTGACTGAAACAATGGAAGCCAG AATGCCTTTGCTAAAACAAGGGCAACGACTACGTGTGAAGATGCCCTTTACTCCATACAGACCCGGTCCTAAGAAGCTAGTGGCCGGCTTCAACTGTGATCAATTCAGGGACATTAAGGCAAGCTGCAATGTGTACATCAAACCCGTCACCGGTGTTGTCCCCCGACTGCCGTAG